A single window of Macaca mulatta isolate MMU2019108-1 chromosome 17, T2T-MMU8v2.0, whole genome shotgun sequence DNA harbors:
- the LOC144336326 gene encoding uncharacterized protein LOC144336326 has product MGSSGPNPIISQGASTLTRNQRSHFSSAIYLSLYNLGKSFRLHCQFTHCFACKESGNQREHPAREAGPAIHEGLGLCVYSSSSACANLTIQSGPRGSERKREAGSGKREAGSGKREAGSGKREAGSGKREAGSGKRAACAAVPRPTPLGAQLRPRGGPERPRASSGRGLTAAACRRPGPAAEPEGRTGGCREQAAAARPLRLLSRWRGKSRGREDSQQRPRVESLQVAPKPSLSR; this is encoded by the exons ATGGGTTCATCTGGACctaaccccatcataagtcaaggagcatct ACATTGACTAGAAACCAAAGGTCCCATTTTTCATCTGCCATTTATTTATCATTGTATAACTTAGGTAAGTCCTTCCGCCTTCACTGTCAGTTCACTCATTGTTTTGCCTGCAAGGAGTCCGGAAATCAGCGTGAACACCCTGCACGTGAGGCGGGTCCTGCAATTCACGAGGGGCTGGGGCTTTGCGTTTATTCCTCCAGTTCGGCCTGCGCAAACCTGACGATCCAGTCGGGCCCGCGGGGGAGCGAGCGGAAGCGGGAAGCGGGAAGCGGGAAGCGGGAAGCGGGAAGCGGGAAGCGGGAAGCGGGAAGCGGGAAGCGGGAAGCGGGAAGCGGGAAGCGGGAAGCGGGAAGCGGGAAGCGGGCTGCGTGCGCTGCCGTCCCGCGACCCACCCCGCTGGGGGCGCAGCTGCGTCCGCGCGGGGGGCCGGAGCGGCCGCGGGCTTCCTCTGGGCGCGGACTGACGGCTGCCGCCTGTCGGCGCCCCGGCCCTGCAGCCGAGCCGGAGGGGCGGACCGGCGGGTGTCGGGAGCAGGCAGCAGCGGCCAGGCCTCTGCGGCTTCTCTCCCGCTGGAGAGGGAAGAGCCGCGGCCGCGAGGATTCCCAGCAGCGGCCGCGTGTCGAGAGCCTGCAAGTGGCCCCGAAGCCGTCCCTTTCCCGATAG